The proteins below are encoded in one region of Sporosarcina sp. FSL K6-1508:
- the prpE gene encoding bis(5'-nucleosyl)-tetraphosphatase PrpE: protein MKYDIVGDIHGCYEEFLSLIQKLGYSMVTGIPLHSEGRKLVFVGDAMDRGPDSLKMMNLLFKIQNEDTLLYSPGNHCNKLYRFAKGNQVQPTHGLETTIAELDALSNVERKRFLTNYRQFYEALPLYHILNDGNLVIAHAGIREEMIGAPYSEKIRVFVLYGDITGKKLPDGRPLRRDWAKYYKGKSFVVYGHTPVKEARFVNNTANVDTGCVFGGNLTALRFPEMEIISTPSLQPFIPEKFTSFD, encoded by the coding sequence ATGAAATACGATATCGTCGGCGATATTCACGGTTGTTATGAAGAATTTTTGAGTTTGATCCAAAAATTAGGATATAGTATGGTCACGGGTATTCCCTTACACTCCGAAGGAAGAAAACTTGTATTTGTAGGAGATGCGATGGACCGCGGACCTGATTCACTTAAGATGATGAATCTGCTATTCAAAATTCAAAATGAGGATACTCTTCTTTATTCCCCGGGAAATCATTGCAATAAATTATACCGATTTGCCAAAGGAAACCAAGTTCAGCCCACACATGGTCTCGAAACGACAATAGCAGAACTTGATGCATTATCAAATGTTGAGCGAAAACGTTTCTTAACCAATTACCGTCAATTTTACGAAGCATTGCCGTTATACCATATCCTTAATGACGGTAATCTCGTCATAGCACATGCGGGTATCCGGGAAGAAATGATTGGTGCACCCTACTCAGAAAAAATACGTGTCTTCGTTCTTTACGGGGATATCACTGGAAAAAAGTTACCAGACGGCAGACCTCTCAGGCGTGATTGGGCCAAGTACTACAAAGGAAAATCCTTTGTTGTCTATGGACATACACCCGTTAAGGAAGCTCGATTCGTAAACAATACCGCAAATGTTGATACGGGTTGTGTATTTGGAGGCAATCTTACAGCACTCCGTTTTCCTGAAATGGAAATAATATCCACACCATCACTTCAACCATTTATACCGGAGAAATTCACTTCATTTGATTAA
- a CDS encoding RluA family pseudouridine synthase, giving the protein MTRSLIAMYKSDGLDLRFRLIFQVDEDGILLREFLHAKGISKRTLTATKYDGGDISVNGIERTVRHPLQSGDEVVITFPPEAPSPGLVPESGHLDIIHEDETLMIVNKPAGQSTIPSRDHPTGTMANIVAGKFAEECLPTTVHVVTRLDRDTSGLICIAKNRHIHHLLSEQMINSGFNRQYVAIVEGNVQEDRFSIVQPIGRKAGSIIERIVREDGQFARTDVEVLHRAVVEGRHLTKVALTLHTGRTHQIRVHMKWAGYPLHGDDLYGGNQGLIGRQALHCAMIGFSHPLTGEKIEFSCEVPLDMKHLTNNEINQMK; this is encoded by the coding sequence ATGACTCGTTCATTGATAGCGATGTATAAGAGCGATGGGTTGGATCTTCGATTCCGTCTCATCTTTCAGGTGGATGAAGACGGCATATTGCTGCGCGAATTCCTTCACGCAAAAGGAATATCGAAAAGGACATTAACCGCAACAAAATACGATGGCGGGGACATCAGTGTGAATGGAATTGAACGGACTGTGCGACATCCATTGCAGTCAGGGGATGAAGTGGTTATTACATTTCCACCGGAAGCGCCAAGTCCCGGTTTAGTGCCCGAATCTGGGCATTTAGATATTATCCACGAGGATGAAACACTAATGATTGTCAATAAACCTGCTGGGCAAAGTACAATTCCATCACGCGATCACCCAACTGGAACGATGGCGAATATTGTCGCTGGGAAGTTTGCTGAGGAATGTCTTCCGACAACGGTGCATGTCGTTACGCGTCTCGACCGGGATACGTCGGGTTTGATTTGTATTGCAAAAAACCGGCATATCCATCATCTGCTCAGTGAACAGATGATAAATTCCGGTTTTAATCGACAGTATGTTGCCATTGTTGAAGGGAATGTACAAGAGGATCGCTTCAGCATTGTACAACCAATCGGCAGGAAGGCCGGTAGCATTATCGAACGAATTGTACGTGAAGATGGGCAATTTGCTCGAACAGATGTAGAAGTATTACACCGTGCAGTAGTAGAAGGCCGTCATTTAACAAAAGTCGCACTAACCCTGCATACAGGTAGGACGCATCAAATTCGAGTCCATATGAAATGGGCGGGGTATCCGCTACATGGTGATGACTTATATGGCGGCAATCAAGGGTTGATTGGACGTCAGGCATTACACTGTGCGATGATTGGATTTTCGCATCCGCTCACGGGTGAAAAAATTGAATTCAGTTGCGAAGTACCTTTGGATATGAAGCACCTGACCAACAACGAAATTAATCAAATGAAGTGA
- a CDS encoding NAD kinase yields the protein MKFAIQSRNDALSNQLMEEAKNYLTDFELIYSEEEPDIVLSIGGDGTLLHAFHKYKYRLKDTAFVGIHTGHLGFYADWKPAEIEKLVISIARKEFEVFEYPLLDVKINYRNEKDSALYLALNESTVKSPDVTLVMDVELNGNHFERFRGDGLCMSTPSGSTAYNKALGGAIIHPSLPSMQLTEMASINNRVFRTVGAPLVLPAHHKCALTPVKGPDFMVTVDHLQLLHKDVKSIEYQVSKEKVRFGRFRPFPFWRRVHDSFIDSDV from the coding sequence ATGAAATTTGCAATCCAGTCACGAAACGATGCGTTATCCAACCAGCTCATGGAAGAAGCGAAAAACTATTTGACGGATTTCGAACTTATTTATAGTGAGGAAGAACCTGATATAGTCTTGTCAATCGGTGGAGATGGTACATTGCTTCATGCGTTTCATAAGTATAAATACCGTTTAAAAGACACCGCTTTTGTCGGAATCCATACTGGACATCTAGGGTTCTACGCAGATTGGAAGCCAGCCGAAATCGAGAAACTTGTCATCTCCATCGCTCGCAAAGAATTTGAAGTCTTTGAATATCCGCTTCTTGACGTGAAGATTAACTACCGAAATGAAAAAGACAGCGCCCTGTACCTAGCGTTGAACGAGTCGACAGTGAAATCACCTGATGTGACGCTGGTCATGGATGTTGAACTGAACGGCAATCACTTTGAACGCTTTCGTGGTGACGGTTTATGTATGTCGACACCCTCTGGATCCACCGCATATAACAAAGCACTGGGCGGTGCAATTATTCATCCATCTCTCCCATCGATGCAATTGACGGAAATGGCATCTATTAATAATCGGGTATTTCGAACAGTAGGTGCGCCGCTTGTGCTTCCTGCACATCATAAATGCGCACTGACGCCTGTTAAAGGACCTGACTTCATGGTAACGGTCGATCATTTGCAGCTTTTACATAAAGATGTAAAATCGATTGAATACCAAGTGTCGAAAGAAAAAGTCCGCTTTGGTAGGTTCCGTCCGTTCCCATTTTGGCGACGTGTCCATGACTCGTTCATTGATAGCGATGTATAA
- a CDS encoding GTP pyrophosphokinase gives MRQWSQFLEPYKQAVDELKVKLKGLRAQYELEDVHTPVEFVTGRVKPLASIYDKTLEKGIPFEPSAELAAELPDIAGLRLMCQFVDDISTVVETLRQRNDLEVIEERDYIAHNKPSGYRSYHLIIKYPVQTIHGEKTIFAEIQIRTLAMNFWASIEHSLNYKYEGEMPDEIRHRLERAAEAAFQLDEEMSQIRNEIQDAQQYFSAFKETATRRYGDRNEKGGEKR, from the coding sequence ATGAGGCAGTGGAGTCAATTTCTTGAACCGTATAAACAAGCAGTGGATGAACTGAAAGTGAAATTGAAAGGTTTGCGAGCCCAATATGAGCTGGAAGATGTACATACGCCGGTTGAATTCGTGACAGGCAGGGTCAAGCCGCTTGCGAGCATCTATGATAAGACGCTTGAAAAAGGGATTCCATTCGAACCATCGGCTGAACTTGCTGCCGAACTGCCTGATATTGCGGGTCTTCGTCTGATGTGTCAGTTCGTCGATGACATTAGTACTGTTGTAGAAACGTTGCGGCAGCGGAATGACCTCGAAGTAATTGAAGAACGTGATTATATTGCACATAACAAACCAAGTGGATACAGATCCTATCATTTAATCATTAAGTATCCTGTGCAGACGATTCATGGCGAAAAGACAATTTTTGCGGAAATTCAAATCCGTACATTGGCAATGAATTTCTGGGCATCAATTGAACATTCATTGAACTATAAATATGAAGGTGAAATGCCGGATGAAATTAGACATCGTCTTGAACGTGCGGCAGAAGCTGCTTTCCAGTTGGATGAAGAGATGTCGCAAATCCGAAATGAAATTCAGGATGCGCAACAATATTTCAGTGCATTCAAAGAAACAGCGACGAGGCGTTATGGTGATAGGAATGAGAAAGGAGGAGAGAAAAGATGA
- a CDS encoding UPF0738 family protein, with product MNIQNRIDSGLQNDGQILFLIAEQAEKIQGIPSGKMITDSDNLSFVYLLEAEAGYEHLHFTQAVWPLMVEALKTDLVPVLSWKDEIIALPGFKDELTMLIYNIEGNDNYGETFSSAVEQAFSSILQHME from the coding sequence TTGAACATTCAAAATCGAATTGACAGCGGACTTCAAAACGATGGACAAATCCTTTTTTTAATAGCGGAGCAAGCAGAAAAGATTCAAGGCATACCATCTGGAAAGATGATTACAGATTCTGATAACCTGTCTTTTGTCTATCTTTTAGAAGCAGAAGCAGGGTACGAGCATCTCCATTTTACACAGGCTGTATGGCCGTTAATGGTCGAAGCATTGAAAACGGATTTAGTTCCAGTGCTTTCGTGGAAAGATGAAATAATTGCTCTTCCAGGATTTAAGGATGAGCTGACAATGCTTATATATAATATTGAAGGTAATGATAACTACGGGGAAACATTCTCCTCGGCAGTCGAGCAAGCATTCAGCTCAATACTTCAACATATGGAATAA
- a CDS encoding lytic transglycosylase domain-containing protein has product MEINTLQSLGAVQTYTEQDSTSPSMFNTILEEMLGNTSITDSLSSASSTLLGNLNNTESLHYNGKNGVFEPSTLNAILSATQQNSSVPMKNTAIANESYSDIISQAASKYNLPDKLISAVIKQESNFNNSIVSHAGAQGLMQLMPGTAKFLGVKDSFDPAQNVMGGAKYLRQMLNQFGGNIELALAAYNAGPGNVKKHDGIPPFKETQQYVKKVLGYFNA; this is encoded by the coding sequence ATGGAAATAAATACACTGCAGTCTCTCGGTGCTGTTCAGACGTATACTGAACAAGATAGCACATCTCCATCCATGTTTAACACGATTTTAGAGGAGATGTTGGGCAATACATCTATAACGGATTCCTTATCTTCCGCTTCATCCACACTACTAGGTAACCTCAATAATACAGAAAGCTTACACTATAACGGGAAAAATGGCGTGTTCGAACCTTCTACTCTTAACGCGATTCTTTCTGCAACGCAACAAAATTCTTCAGTACCTATGAAAAACACGGCTATTGCCAATGAAAGCTATAGTGATATCATCAGCCAAGCAGCAAGCAAATATAACTTGCCCGATAAATTGATTTCTGCCGTAATTAAGCAAGAATCGAACTTCAATAATAGTATTGTCAGTCATGCAGGTGCACAAGGTCTTATGCAATTGATGCCCGGAACAGCAAAGTTCCTAGGCGTTAAAGACAGTTTTGATCCAGCTCAGAACGTCATGGGAGGAGCCAAATATTTAAGACAAATGCTTAATCAGTTCGGCGGCAATATCGAACTTGCTCTGGCAGCTTATAATGCAGGTCCTGGGAATGTAAAAAAACATGATGGGATTCCTCCTTTCAAAGAAACACAGCAATATGTGAAAAAAGTGCTCGGCTATTTTAATGCATAA
- a CDS encoding globin domain-containing protein, with protein sequence MMRKPLIPYEEIGATKLSELIDLFYAKVAVHPALYPIFPDDLTETARKQKQFQTQYLGGPNLYTEEHGHPMMKARHMPFPISPVQAEAWLACMAEAMDEVGLEGNIRDIYYKRLVLTANHMVNRTGEDRT encoded by the coding sequence ATGATGCGAAAACCTTTGATCCCTTATGAGGAGATCGGTGCTACAAAATTGTCGGAACTTATCGACCTGTTTTACGCTAAAGTAGCCGTACACCCGGCCCTATATCCGATTTTCCCAGATGACCTGACAGAAACTGCGCGCAAACAAAAACAATTTCAAACACAATATTTAGGCGGTCCCAATTTATATACTGAAGAACATGGTCACCCGATGATGAAAGCTCGTCATATGCCATTCCCAATTTCTCCAGTTCAAGCAGAAGCATGGCTTGCTTGCATGGCAGAAGCGATGGACGAAGTCGGACTTGAAGGAAATATACGTGATATCTATTATAAACGCCTCGTCTTGACCGCCAATCATATGGTAAACAGGACTGGGGAGGATAGAACGTGA
- a CDS encoding DsbA family protein encodes MNRQTILENPVSPSTCIRPIELYVFIDPLCGDCSTLPPLLRKLQVDYDRYFTLRIALRTSLPKMNLQCMHKDEDELACDKTHPSFPSIAIKTAEFQGKRAGFRFLSKMLEYSFLKSRNVSSFSVLVEIAKKLNLDVDEFIRDFSSKNVLRSLQVDLYMAKEMEVDKAPTFVFFNENIEDEGLKVSGLYDYEVYEQILEELVGGPLLPDTPPPLEDLFQRFDTLSTKEIASIYNISEQSAERELKKRLLQQHVERIAFQDMTLWRKKLI; translated from the coding sequence GTGAATCGGCAAACAATACTGGAGAACCCGGTCAGTCCTTCTACATGCATAAGGCCAATCGAATTATATGTTTTCATCGATCCATTATGTGGAGATTGCTCGACACTCCCGCCTTTACTTCGGAAGTTACAAGTTGATTATGATCGCTATTTTACATTGCGTATTGCACTGCGGACCTCATTGCCTAAGATGAATCTTCAATGTATGCATAAAGATGAGGATGAGCTGGCTTGTGATAAAACACATCCCTCTTTTCCAAGTATCGCTATTAAAACTGCGGAGTTTCAAGGCAAACGTGCCGGATTTCGGTTTTTATCAAAAATGCTTGAATATTCATTTTTAAAGTCTAGAAACGTATCGTCATTTTCCGTACTTGTCGAAATCGCCAAAAAGCTGAATCTAGACGTAGATGAATTTATCCGAGACTTCTCTTCAAAAAACGTACTGCGCTCCTTACAAGTCGATTTGTATATGGCAAAAGAGATGGAAGTCGACAAAGCACCTACCTTCGTCTTCTTCAATGAAAATATTGAAGATGAAGGATTAAAAGTAAGCGGCTTATACGACTACGAAGTCTACGAACAAATCTTAGAGGAACTGGTCGGAGGGCCGCTTCTTCCTGACACCCCCCCTCCCCTCGAGGATTTGTTTCAGCGTTTCGATACGCTCTCTACAAAAGAGATTGCCAGCATTTACAATATTTCCGAACAGTCCGCAGAACGCGAACTCAAAAAACGCCTTCTTCAACAACATGTCGAACGAATTGCCTTCCAAGACATGACGCTGTGGCGTAAAAAGTTGATCTAA
- a CDS encoding nuclease-related domain-containing protein, giving the protein MIARIPPDHRKVNYLREQLYRIGAGYSGECNVDSYIERSRFPKSTKIFTDVHLRISPKFTFQIDTLIITERYVLIVEVKNIKGTIRFVQNPPHLEQVLETGHEAVIDCPVYQIESNKLNLDEWFFQRGINLKTIGLVVLANPNTKVKDVPQDFPIIYKKQIPFYLQSLRRSEPVLSPAQINEISRKIAIEQQEFNPFPLCSYFNIDHQDLRTGFVCHYCNQLLQRKSSRTWCCQSCEKDVKNPYESGISDWFMLVKNSLTNEECRKFLDLKDSNAARYVLSTSLLVKKGKSTRTFYILGNTKTHH; this is encoded by the coding sequence TTGATTGCCCGCATACCCCCTGATCATCGGAAAGTAAATTATTTAAGAGAACAACTTTACCGGATCGGTGCAGGTTATTCAGGAGAGTGTAATGTCGATTCATACATCGAACGTTCCCGTTTTCCCAAAAGTACCAAAATATTTACTGATGTTCATTTGCGCATTTCCCCGAAGTTCACATTCCAGATAGACACCTTGATTATCACTGAACGATATGTCTTAATCGTTGAAGTGAAAAATATTAAAGGTACAATCCGATTTGTCCAAAATCCCCCACATCTTGAACAAGTGCTTGAAACTGGTCATGAAGCGGTTATCGATTGCCCGGTTTATCAAATTGAATCGAATAAATTGAATTTAGATGAATGGTTTTTCCAGCGTGGAATCAATCTGAAGACAATTGGTCTAGTCGTTCTTGCAAATCCAAACACCAAAGTGAAAGATGTGCCTCAAGATTTCCCTATTATTTATAAGAAGCAAATCCCTTTCTATTTACAAAGTTTGAGGCGATCCGAGCCAGTTCTTTCGCCTGCTCAAATTAATGAAATTTCAAGAAAAATAGCTATAGAACAGCAAGAGTTTAATCCCTTTCCTTTATGTTCTTACTTTAATATTGATCATCAGGATTTGAGGACGGGTTTTGTATGTCATTATTGTAATCAGTTACTTCAACGAAAAAGTTCGAGGACATGGTGCTGTCAAAGTTGCGAAAAAGATGTCAAAAATCCATATGAATCCGGTATTAGTGATTGGTTTATGCTAGTGAAGAATTCCCTCACGAACGAAGAGTGTCGTAAGTTTTTAGACTTGAAGGATTCCAATGCAGCTCGGTATGTATTATCTACGTCGTTACTTGTGAAGAAAGGGAAGTCTACTAGGACATTTTACATTTTAGGTAATACAAAAACACATCATTGA
- the pepF gene encoding oligoendopeptidase F, protein MTETKNKVLTRDEVKVDETWRLEDIFATDEMWEKEYAEVEEFAGKAESYKGTLSNGGDALYTALTYRDTLSERLRRLYTYAHLKTDQDTTNSFYQAMDSRVKSLYVKVATALSFFLPELLSIDETELDKLVAEHEGLGLYKQEFEEINTQRPHVLPAEQEALLAQLSEVTGNSSETFSMLNNADLTFPMVKDEKGEEVELSHGRYVGFLESDDPRVREDAFKAMYSKYNEFQNTFASTLSGNVKGDNVNARIRNYSSAREAAMSNNHIPEQVYENLVSTINKNVHLLQRYVALRKKVFGLEELHMWDMYAPLVKDADMEIPYDEAATTMLDSFHPLGEEYVSIVKEGLESRWVDVRENKGKRSGAYSSGAYGTNPYILMNWQDNVSNLFTLAHEFGHSVHSYYSRENQPFVYSGYSIFVAEVASTVNEAILNDHLLKTIDDEQKRIYLLNYWLDGFRGTVFRQTMFAEFEHLIHQLDQQGVALTAEKLTEEYYALNKKYFGEDLVVDEEIGLEWARIPHFYYNYYVYQYATGYSAAVALSNQILTEGEPAVERYVNNFLKAGSSDYPIEVLKKAGVDMTSAAPIEEACRVFEEKLNELESLLLKK, encoded by the coding sequence ATGACTGAGACTAAGAATAAAGTATTGACGCGTGATGAGGTAAAGGTGGATGAGACTTGGCGTCTGGAAGATATCTTCGCCACAGACGAAATGTGGGAAAAAGAATATGCTGAGGTCGAGGAATTCGCCGGCAAAGCAGAATCTTATAAAGGAACTCTATCTAATGGAGGAGACGCACTTTACACAGCATTGACATACCGTGACACGCTATCCGAAAGGCTGCGCAGGCTTTATACATATGCGCATCTAAAGACTGACCAGGATACCACAAACAGCTTCTACCAGGCGATGGATAGCCGTGTGAAATCACTTTATGTGAAAGTGGCAACTGCGTTATCATTCTTCCTGCCCGAACTTCTGTCAATCGACGAAACAGAATTGGACAAGCTGGTTGCTGAACACGAGGGACTGGGTCTTTATAAACAAGAATTTGAAGAAATCAATACACAACGTCCACATGTGTTGCCTGCCGAACAGGAAGCTTTGCTTGCGCAACTATCAGAAGTAACGGGCAATTCTTCAGAAACGTTCAGTATGCTTAACAATGCTGATCTGACCTTCCCGATGGTGAAAGACGAAAAAGGGGAAGAAGTCGAATTATCACACGGCCGTTATGTAGGATTTTTGGAAAGCGATGATCCGCGAGTTCGCGAGGATGCATTCAAAGCAATGTATTCGAAGTACAACGAATTCCAAAATACTTTCGCATCGACACTTTCTGGTAACGTAAAAGGCGATAATGTTAATGCACGCATCCGCAATTATTCATCAGCACGCGAGGCGGCAATGTCAAATAATCATATCCCGGAACAAGTTTATGAAAATCTTGTGTCGACTATCAATAAAAACGTCCACTTGCTCCAGCGTTATGTTGCACTCCGTAAAAAAGTATTTGGCCTGGAAGAACTTCATATGTGGGATATGTACGCGCCGCTTGTAAAAGATGCGGACATGGAGATTCCATATGACGAAGCTGCAACAACAATGCTCGACAGTTTCCACCCGCTTGGCGAAGAGTATGTATCCATCGTCAAAGAGGGTCTGGAGAGCCGTTGGGTAGACGTCCGTGAAAACAAAGGGAAGCGCTCTGGAGCTTACTCTTCAGGCGCCTATGGAACAAATCCGTATATCTTAATGAACTGGCAAGATAACGTCAGTAACTTGTTCACACTAGCACATGAATTTGGTCATAGCGTCCATAGTTACTATTCACGTGAAAACCAGCCATTCGTCTATAGCGGCTATTCTATTTTTGTAGCTGAAGTTGCGTCAACAGTGAATGAAGCGATTTTGAATGATCATTTATTGAAAACAATTGACGATGAACAAAAACGTATTTATTTGTTAAATTATTGGCTTGACGGTTTCCGCGGTACAGTTTTCCGCCAGACAATGTTCGCTGAATTCGAGCATCTGATTCATCAGCTGGATCAACAAGGTGTAGCGCTGACTGCTGAAAAGCTGACGGAAGAGTATTATGCACTGAATAAGAAATACTTCGGTGAAGACTTGGTTGTCGACGAGGAAATCGGTCTGGAATGGGCAAGGATTCCTCATTTCTACTATAACTATTATGTGTACCAGTATGCGACGGGCTATAGTGCCGCAGTCGCGTTGAGCAATCAAATCTTGACAGAAGGAGAGCCTGCTGTCGAGCGCTATGTAAATAACTTCTTGAAAGCTGGTTCTTCCGACTATCCAATTGAAGTCCTGAAAAAAGCAGGCGTTGATATGACAAGCGCGGCTCCAATTGAAGAAGCATGCCGCGTCTTCGAGGAAAAACTGAATGAACTCGAATCACTTCTATTGAAAAAATAA
- a CDS encoding competence protein CoiA has product MRKEWTLILTAKTEKGKLIVLSRELERERLREWRKVQAFFCTQCNSPVQLKVGDIIIPHFAHLKDAACTTLFSEGESKAHLQGKRQLYEFFRKKVRQVELEPFLKMLSQRPDILITTQSGSIPIEFQCSTIPITDMESRSAGYRGIGMKPLWILQTPAKFSALPTGVGMFHFSKFHESFFTHSHPEGQLLLTYNPQTERFHYFTSLVHIAGKRYIGIHRTLPLSSQVFPFARPKTPSEVEIRRYVALYLSMRHKFLQSRVLLNTRGVNNSFLRMCYELRVIPADLPPWIGLPVPFSESFRGHDCEWQLAFYYYLRRKGFNFKDVSRNQIRNYVSGLEESSEEQEKACMNYRNFLISVDVDSDQKAADFAEEKIVRLISERLLAKRYEN; this is encoded by the coding sequence GTGAGAAAGGAGTGGACTCTTATTCTCACAGCAAAAACAGAGAAAGGAAAACTGATTGTTCTTTCACGGGAGCTAGAAAGAGAACGATTGCGGGAATGGCGGAAAGTGCAGGCGTTTTTTTGTACGCAATGTAATTCACCTGTTCAGTTGAAAGTTGGAGATATTATTATTCCGCATTTTGCCCATTTGAAGGATGCTGCCTGTACGACTTTATTCTCGGAGGGTGAATCGAAGGCGCATCTCCAGGGAAAACGGCAATTGTACGAATTTTTCCGAAAAAAGGTTCGGCAAGTCGAACTCGAACCATTCTTGAAAATGTTGTCCCAGCGTCCTGATATCCTAATAACAACACAATCTGGGTCGATACCCATCGAATTTCAATGCAGTACAATCCCCATTACTGACATGGAGTCGAGATCGGCTGGTTATCGCGGCATTGGGATGAAACCTCTCTGGATTTTGCAAACCCCAGCAAAGTTTAGTGCATTGCCGACAGGTGTTGGTATGTTTCACTTCTCAAAATTCCACGAAAGCTTCTTTACGCATTCCCATCCCGAAGGCCAGCTTTTACTCACATACAACCCCCAAACAGAACGATTCCATTATTTCACGAGTCTTGTGCATATTGCAGGTAAACGCTATATCGGTATTCATCGTACGTTGCCATTGTCGAGTCAGGTTTTTCCTTTTGCACGGCCCAAAACTCCGTCAGAGGTAGAAATCCGTCGTTACGTAGCTCTGTATTTGTCTATGCGCCATAAATTCCTTCAATCCCGTGTTTTATTGAACACAAGAGGGGTAAACAATTCTTTTCTAAGAATGTGCTATGAATTGCGTGTAATACCTGCAGATCTTCCACCGTGGATTGGATTGCCAGTCCCTTTCAGTGAGTCATTTCGTGGACATGATTGTGAATGGCAACTAGCATTTTATTATTATTTAAGAAGAAAGGGGTTTAATTTCAAAGACGTATCACGCAATCAGATTAGGAATTATGTTTCCGGGTTAGAAGAATCGTCGGAAGAACAAGAAAAAGCATGCATGAACTATCGCAACTTCCTAATCTCTGTAGATGTCGATTCCGATCAAAAGGCGGCGGATTTTGCCGAAGAAAAAATAGTTCGATTAATTTCAGAAAGATTGCTTGCAAAGCGTTATGAAAATTGA